In one window of Rhizobium sp. ACO-34A DNA:
- a CDS encoding aldehyde dehydrogenase family protein: MSNHLKFFIDGAWVDPVVPAVLDVIDPSTEEAYTQISVGSKADVDKAVAAAKTAFATFSLWPVAGRLALLKKVLEVYNERFEDIAQAVSQEMGAPLSFAREAQAWAGRAHMESTIAALETYEFSEKRGSTTVVKEPIGVCALITPWNWPLNQIVCKVAPAIAAGCTVVLKPSEIAPISGVVFSEVMEAAGVPKGVYNMVQGNGPDVGQVMAGHPDVDMVSFTGSTRAGIIVAKTAADTVKRVAQELGGKSANIILPDADLETAVRKGVQGCFGNSGQSCDAPTRMLVPADRHDEALGYAKSEAETFVVGDPRSEETVLGPVVSQLQFDKIQRLIEAGIKEGATLVAGGPGRPESLNRGYYIRPTIFGNVTNDMTIAREEIFGPVLSILPYKDEEEAVTIANDTVYGLAAYVQSQDIAHARKVAARMRAGSVYLNYPEWDTFAPFGGYKQSGNGREYADWGIHDFLEIKGIVGYGD, from the coding sequence ATGTCCAATCACCTGAAGTTTTTCATCGACGGCGCGTGGGTCGATCCCGTGGTGCCCGCGGTTCTGGACGTGATCGATCCCTCGACCGAGGAGGCCTACACGCAGATATCGGTCGGTTCGAAGGCCGATGTGGACAAGGCCGTGGCCGCCGCCAAGACGGCATTTGCCACCTTCTCCCTGTGGCCGGTGGCTGGGCGGCTGGCGCTGCTGAAGAAGGTTCTCGAAGTCTATAACGAGCGCTTCGAGGATATCGCCCAGGCCGTCAGCCAGGAGATGGGCGCGCCGCTTTCCTTCGCCCGCGAGGCGCAGGCATGGGCCGGTCGCGCCCACATGGAATCCACCATCGCAGCGCTTGAAACCTATGAGTTTTCGGAGAAGCGCGGTAGCACCACGGTGGTCAAGGAGCCTATCGGTGTCTGCGCGCTGATCACGCCGTGGAACTGGCCGCTGAACCAGATCGTCTGCAAGGTGGCCCCTGCCATCGCCGCCGGCTGCACTGTTGTGCTGAAGCCTTCCGAGATCGCGCCGATTTCCGGTGTCGTCTTCTCGGAGGTCATGGAAGCCGCCGGCGTGCCGAAGGGCGTTTACAACATGGTGCAGGGCAACGGCCCCGATGTCGGTCAGGTCATGGCCGGTCATCCCGATGTCGACATGGTTTCCTTCACCGGGTCGACCCGCGCCGGCATCATCGTCGCCAAGACGGCTGCCGACACGGTCAAGCGCGTGGCGCAGGAGCTTGGCGGCAAGTCGGCCAACATCATCCTGCCCGATGCGGATCTCGAAACGGCCGTTCGCAAGGGCGTTCAGGGGTGCTTCGGCAATTCCGGCCAGTCCTGCGATGCGCCGACCCGCATGCTGGTGCCGGCCGACCGTCATGACGAAGCTCTCGGTTACGCGAAGTCGGAAGCCGAGACCTTCGTGGTCGGGGATCCGCGCTCGGAAGAAACCGTGCTCGGCCCGGTGGTCAGCCAGTTGCAGTTCGACAAGATCCAGCGGCTGATCGAAGCCGGCATCAAGGAAGGCGCAACGCTGGTCGCAGGCGGTCCCGGTCGGCCGGAAAGTCTCAATCGCGGCTACTACATCCGCCCGACCATCTTCGGCAATGTCACCAACGACATGACCATCGCGCGTGAAGAGATCTTCGGGCCGGTGCTGTCGATCCTGCCCTACAAGGATGAGGAAGAGGCCGTCACCATCGCCAACGACACCGTCTACGGGCTTGCGGCCTATGTGCAGTCGCAGGATATCGCCCACGCCCGCAAGGTGGCAGCCCGCATGCGGGCTGGCTCCGTGTATCTCAACTATCCCGAATGGGACACGTTTGCGCCTTTCGGCGGCTACAAGCAGTCCGGTAATGGCCGCGAATATGCCGACTGGGGCATCCACGACTTCCTCGAGATCAAGGGTATCGTCGGCTACGGCGACTGA
- a CDS encoding FAD-dependent oxidoreductase, producing MVPSRFSCPVWRRPDRDRIAVAPVGSREVVDLVIVGAGFQGLSTALAAARSGLVVRVVEARDIGEGASGLNGGQVIPGLKYDPEWLIARFGEEKGERLIDFASRTADVVFDLIESEGLDVEHLRNGWIQAAHTHTAMGNAEERNRQWRARGADVTLLNASDIALMTGAHGYLGGWLDRRAGVINPLAFVCELARLAVAAGARIATGETVTGLRQESGAWTVSLSGGQSISARTVLLATNAYSGRLVPGLAQSLVPLHSFQIATAPLNEAQRETILPHGQAVSDSRRILVYYRKSPDGRLVLGGRGRMSEPKSEEDWAHLQRAMLRLFPALGDISIAHRWFGRVAVTPDHLPHVHEPEKGLLMVAGCQGRGVGLMTAIGPRLAKYIETGDRTTLPFPVSAIHPIPFHGLRQIGVAAAIAWYRLLDGLEK from the coding sequence ATGGTGCCCTCGCGGTTTTCCTGTCCGGTGTGGAGACGGCCCGATCGTGACCGGATTGCTGTTGCGCCGGTCGGCTCGCGGGAGGTGGTCGATCTTGTTATCGTGGGCGCGGGTTTTCAGGGCCTTTCGACGGCGCTTGCCGCAGCCCGCAGCGGGCTGGTCGTCAGGGTCGTGGAGGCCCGCGACATCGGCGAGGGGGCTTCCGGGCTCAATGGCGGACAGGTCATTCCCGGTCTCAAATACGATCCCGAATGGCTGATCGCCCGCTTTGGCGAGGAGAAGGGCGAGCGGCTGATCGATTTCGCTTCGCGCACGGCCGATGTCGTCTTCGATCTCATTGAAAGCGAGGGGCTTGATGTCGAGCACCTGCGCAACGGCTGGATACAGGCCGCGCATACGCATACGGCGATGGGCAATGCCGAGGAGCGCAACAGGCAGTGGCGCGCCCGCGGCGCCGACGTGACGCTGCTCAATGCATCCGATATCGCCCTGATGACCGGCGCACACGGCTATCTGGGCGGCTGGCTCGACCGGCGGGCGGGTGTCATCAATCCGCTTGCCTTCGTCTGCGAACTCGCGCGTCTCGCGGTTGCCGCCGGTGCCCGCATCGCTACGGGAGAGACCGTCACTGGGCTTCGGCAGGAGAGCGGCGCCTGGACGGTTTCGCTGTCCGGCGGCCAGTCGATTTCGGCCCGCACCGTTCTGCTGGCGACCAACGCCTATTCCGGTCGTCTGGTGCCGGGGCTTGCCCAGAGCCTCGTGCCGCTGCATTCCTTCCAGATCGCCACCGCGCCGCTGAACGAAGCGCAGCGGGAGACGATTCTGCCCCATGGACAGGCGGTTTCCGACAGCCGGCGTATCCTCGTCTATTATCGCAAAAGCCCGGATGGCCGGCTTGTACTCGGTGGGCGAGGGCGAATGTCCGAGCCGAAGAGCGAGGAGGACTGGGCGCATCTGCAGCGGGCGATGCTGCGCCTTTTTCCCGCTCTCGGCGATATTTCCATTGCCCACAGGTGGTTCGGCCGGGTGGCCGTGACGCCGGATCATCTGCCCCATGTTCACGAGCCGGAAAAGGGCCTGTTGATGGTTGCCGGCTGTCAAGGGAGGGGTGTCGGTCTGATGACCGCAATAGGGCCGCGTCTTGCGAAGTATATCGAGACAGGCGACCGGACGACGCTGCCTTTTCCCGTCTCGGCCATTCATCCCATTCCGTTTCACGGCCTTCGGCAAATCGGCGTGGCGGCTGCAATCGCCTGGTATCGCTTGCTGGACGGTCTGGAGAAGTAA
- a CDS encoding uracil-DNA glycosylase: MTSSDVRLEESWKRVLGPEFASPYMQQLREFLLAEKANGKRIFPKGNEYFRALDLTPLQNVRVVILGQDPYHGAGQAHGLCFSVRPGVRIPPSLVNIYKEMATDLGIEPARHGFLESWARQGVLLLNSVLTVEEARAAAHQGHGWERFTDAVIRAVNEECENVVFMLWGSYAQKKAAFVDRQRHLVLKAPHPSPLSAHNGFFGCRHFSKANDFLKSRGLEPIDWRLPERVDVAQ, translated from the coding sequence ATGACTTCGTCGGATGTCAGGCTGGAAGAGAGCTGGAAGCGGGTGCTGGGGCCGGAGTTCGCCAGTCCATACATGCAGCAGCTCAGGGAGTTCCTGCTTGCCGAGAAGGCGAATGGCAAGCGCATCTTCCCCAAGGGTAACGAATATTTCCGCGCTCTCGACCTGACGCCGCTCCAGAATGTCCGGGTGGTCATTCTCGGTCAGGATCCCTATCACGGCGCCGGGCAGGCTCATGGCCTTTGCTTCAGCGTTCGGCCCGGCGTTCGCATTCCTCCGTCGCTGGTCAACATCTACAAGGAAATGGCGACCGATCTCGGTATCGAGCCGGCTCGTCACGGCTTCCTCGAAAGCTGGGCGCGGCAGGGCGTGCTTCTGCTCAACAGCGTGCTGACGGTGGAGGAGGCGAGGGCCGCCGCGCATCAGGGCCATGGCTGGGAACGCTTCACCGATGCCGTCATCCGGGCGGTCAACGAGGAATGCGAAAACGTCGTCTTCATGCTCTGGGGATCCTATGCGCAGAAGAAGGCTGCCTTCGTCGATCGCCAGCGCCATCTGGTGCTGAAGGCACCGCATCCGTCGCCGCTTTCGGCCCATAACGGCTTCTTCGGCTGCCGGCATTTCTCCAAGGCCAACGACTTCCTGAAATCGCGTGGGCTGGAGCCGATCGACTGGCGTCTTCCCGAACGTGTGGACGTCGCGCAATAG
- a CDS encoding ceramide glucosyltransferase — MTLLIWFCAVALVVHLSSIILVLVWRSTRHEEPLPSRPPAVTIVRPVCGLENNLESTLQSTFRLDWPDYEIVFCAATANDPAIAVVRRCMASHPHIPARLLVGDDRISVNPKLNNVIKGWRSARYDWIVLADSNVLMPEDYIRQLFARWLPGTGAVCSPPIGSAPEGFAAELECAWLNSFQARWQLLADAIGLGFAQGKTMLLNRQIMARAGGFERLGEEVAEDAATTGLIRGLGLKVRLVKQPFPQPLGRRDLASVWKRQLRWARLRRASFPLYFVPELFAGAALPLTALTALVATGTCSPLSALVYLVAWYGGETLLNRSFGWHTGILGLPATVTRDIALPILWIAAWFGNGFIWRGNAMTVASDEETETSSAKARFRRMMNKTRERARMLTAFRN, encoded by the coding sequence ATGACTCTGCTGATATGGTTCTGCGCGGTAGCCCTTGTTGTCCACCTCTCCAGCATCATTCTGGTGCTTGTCTGGAGAAGTACACGGCATGAGGAGCCTCTTCCCTCGCGACCGCCTGCCGTCACCATCGTCAGGCCCGTCTGCGGTCTGGAGAACAATCTGGAATCGACGCTCCAGTCGACTTTCCGGCTCGACTGGCCGGATTACGAGATCGTCTTTTGCGCCGCGACCGCCAACGACCCGGCGATTGCGGTCGTCCGCCGCTGCATGGCGTCGCATCCGCATATACCTGCCCGCCTGCTGGTCGGCGACGACAGGATCAGCGTCAATCCGAAACTCAATAACGTCATCAAGGGCTGGCGATCCGCCCGCTACGATTGGATCGTGCTGGCCGATAGCAACGTGCTGATGCCGGAAGACTATATCCGCCAGCTCTTCGCGCGCTGGCTTCCCGGCACGGGAGCCGTGTGCTCGCCGCCCATCGGCTCCGCGCCGGAAGGCTTCGCCGCAGAACTGGAATGCGCATGGCTGAACAGCTTCCAGGCCCGTTGGCAGTTGTTGGCCGATGCCATCGGCCTTGGCTTCGCGCAGGGCAAGACCATGCTGCTCAACCGCCAGATCATGGCCCGCGCCGGCGGCTTCGAGCGGCTCGGCGAGGAAGTGGCGGAGGATGCGGCGACAACCGGCCTGATCCGCGGGCTGGGCCTCAAGGTCCGGCTGGTGAAGCAGCCCTTCCCCCAGCCGCTCGGCCGCCGCGATCTCGCCTCGGTGTGGAAGCGGCAATTGCGCTGGGCTCGCCTGCGGCGCGCGTCCTTCCCGCTCTATTTCGTGCCCGAACTCTTTGCCGGCGCAGCGCTCCCCCTCACGGCATTGACCGCCCTCGTTGCAACCGGCACCTGCTCGCCCTTGAGCGCGCTCGTCTACCTCGTCGCATGGTATGGTGGTGAAACCCTGCTCAACAGAAGCTTCGGATGGCATACGGGCATCCTTGGCCTGCCGGCCACGGTGACGAGAGACATTGCGCTTCCGATCCTGTGGATCGCGGCATGGTTCGGTAACGGCTTCATCTGGCGAGGCAATGCCATGACGGTGGCGTCCGATGAGGAGACGGAAACATCCTCCGCCAAGGCCCGTTTTCGTCGCATGATGAACAAGACCCGCGAGCGGGCAAGAATGCTGACCGCATTCCGCAACTGA
- a CDS encoding 2-keto-gluconate dehydrogenase gives MAAPYDLNDDSVVVIIGSGAGGGTLGNELAQKGIDVVVLEAGNRIEHEDFINDEWDSFAQLAWLDHRTTGGGWRVAKDFPNLPAWIVKAVGGTTTHWAGASLRFQEHEFRTLTHYGKVKGANLLDWPITLADLEPYYAKAEDKMGVTRTNGIEGLPGSNNFKVFKAGADKLGYQECHTGRMAINSADRDGRVGCQQTGFCFQGCKWGAKWSTLYTEIPKGEATGKLEVRPNSHVVKIEHDKSGKVTAVVYADKDGKLQSQKARIVAVAGNSIESPRLLLNSHSSMFPHGLANSSGQVGKNYMRHTTGSVYAVFEKPVHMYRGTTMAGIIRDEAKHDPSRGFVGGYELETLSLGLPFMAAFLDPGGWGRSFTSALDNYANMAGMWIVGEDMPQEQNAVKLHKELKDKYGMPIPDVWFTDHPNDDAMRNHAYKQGMALYEAVGATRSFPTPPYPSTHNLGTNRMSEKAQDGVVNKHGQTHDIKNLFISDGSQFTTGGAENPTLTIVTLAIRQAEYIAGQMGSGVI, from the coding sequence ATGGCAGCGCCTTATGATCTCAACGACGACAGCGTGGTCGTCATCATCGGTTCGGGTGCGGGCGGCGGAACGCTCGGCAACGAACTCGCCCAGAAGGGCATCGACGTGGTCGTTCTCGAAGCCGGAAACCGGATCGAGCACGAGGATTTCATCAACGACGAATGGGACAGTTTCGCCCAGCTCGCCTGGCTCGATCATCGCACTACCGGCGGCGGCTGGCGGGTGGCGAAGGACTTTCCCAATCTGCCGGCCTGGATCGTCAAGGCGGTCGGCGGCACCACCACCCACTGGGCGGGCGCTTCGCTGCGTTTTCAGGAACATGAGTTCAGGACGCTCACCCATTACGGCAAGGTGAAAGGCGCGAACCTTCTCGACTGGCCGATCACGCTTGCCGACCTCGAACCCTATTATGCGAAGGCCGAGGACAAGATGGGCGTGACCCGCACCAATGGTATCGAGGGACTGCCGGGGAGCAACAATTTCAAGGTCTTCAAGGCAGGCGCCGACAAGCTTGGCTATCAGGAATGTCACACCGGCCGGATGGCCATCAACTCCGCCGACCGGGACGGTCGTGTCGGCTGTCAGCAGACGGGCTTCTGTTTCCAGGGCTGCAAGTGGGGAGCCAAGTGGTCGACGCTCTACACCGAAATCCCGAAGGGCGAGGCGACCGGCAAGCTGGAAGTCCGGCCGAATTCCCATGTCGTAAAGATCGAGCACGACAAGTCGGGCAAGGTGACGGCGGTCGTCTATGCCGACAAGGACGGCAAGCTGCAGAGCCAGAAGGCCCGCATCGTCGCCGTCGCCGGCAATTCCATCGAAAGCCCGCGACTGCTGCTCAACTCGCATTCCTCGATGTTCCCGCACGGTCTTGCCAACTCGTCCGGGCAGGTGGGCAAGAACTACATGCGCCATACGACCGGTTCGGTCTATGCCGTGTTCGAAAAGCCGGTGCACATGTATCGCGGAACGACCATGGCCGGCATCATCCGCGACGAGGCGAAGCACGATCCATCGCGCGGCTTCGTCGGCGGCTACGAGCTGGAGACGCTGTCGCTCGGCCTTCCCTTCATGGCGGCCTTCCTCGATCCGGGCGGCTGGGGCCGTTCGTTCACCTCGGCGCTCGACAACTACGCCAACATGGCGGGCATGTGGATCGTCGGCGAGGACATGCCGCAGGAACAGAATGCGGTGAAGCTGCACAAGGAGCTGAAGGACAAGTATGGCATGCCGATCCCGGATGTCTGGTTCACCGACCATCCGAACGACGACGCCATGCGCAATCACGCCTACAAGCAGGGCATGGCGCTCTACGAAGCGGTCGGCGCAACCCGTTCCTTCCCGACGCCGCCCTATCCCTCGACGCACAATCTCGGCACCAACCGGATGAGCGAGAAGGCGCAGGATGGCGTGGTCAACAAACATGGCCAGACCCACGACATCAAGAACCTATTCATCTCGGACGGCAGCCAGTTCACGACCGGCGGCGCGGAAAACCCGACGCTGACCATCGTCACGCTGGCAATCCGGCAGGCGGAATATATCGCCGGGCAGATGGGCTCGGGCGTGATCTGA
- a CDS encoding Twin-arginine translocation pathway signal, with protein sequence MVTLFEKTNGEKTNGLSRRDLLKTGSVGALLIISGSAVLCPQAAWALEAKALKPETMATLIRLARDIYPHDQLADRFYAIAVKGQDDLAAKDPAHKKLVEEGIADLDKRSGPGGYAGLGWEDQRVAILRDIEKTPFFQAVRGDLVVSLYNQKELWPIFGYEGESFSKGGYIHRGFDDLEWL encoded by the coding sequence GTGGTAACACTTTTTGAAAAGACCAATGGGGAAAAGACCAATGGGCTTTCGCGCCGCGACCTGCTGAAAACCGGCAGCGTGGGTGCGCTGCTCATCATCAGCGGTTCGGCGGTACTCTGTCCGCAGGCGGCCTGGGCGCTCGAAGCCAAGGCCCTCAAGCCCGAAACCATGGCGACGCTGATCAGGCTCGCCCGCGATATCTATCCGCACGACCAGCTTGCCGACCGGTTCTACGCCATCGCGGTCAAGGGACAGGACGATCTCGCCGCAAAGGACCCCGCCCACAAGAAGCTGGTGGAAGAGGGTATTGCCGATCTCGACAAGCGTTCAGGCCCCGGCGGCTATGCCGGGCTTGGCTGGGAGGACCAGCGCGTGGCGATCCTGCGCGATATCGAGAAGACCCCCTTCTTCCAGGCGGTGCGGGGCGACCTCGTGGTCAGCCTCTATAACCAGAAGGAGCTGTGGCCGATCTTCGGCTATGAGGGCGAGTCCTTCTCGAAGGGTGGCTATATCCACCGCGGCTTCGACGATCTCGAGTGGCTCTGA
- a CDS encoding lactoylglutathione lyase: MAKMIHSMIRVLEEARSVAFYEQAFGLQIAERLDFDTFTLVYLSNAETEFELELTVNKGREETYDLGNGYGHLAVSVTDLDAEHKRLTDLGLNPNKIVEFNRDGALFARFFFITDPDGYKIEVLQRYGRFK, translated from the coding sequence TTGGCGAAGATGATCCATTCGATGATCCGGGTGCTGGAAGAAGCCCGGTCCGTCGCGTTCTACGAACAGGCTTTCGGCCTGCAGATTGCCGAAAGGCTGGATTTCGACACCTTCACGCTGGTTTATCTGAGCAATGCGGAGACGGAGTTCGAGCTCGAACTCACCGTCAACAAGGGCCGCGAGGAAACCTATGATCTCGGCAATGGCTACGGCCATCTTGCCGTGAGCGTCACCGATCTCGATGCCGAGCACAAGCGGCTCACGGATCTGGGGCTCAACCCGAACAAGATCGTCGAGTTCAACCGCGACGGCGCTCTCTTCGCCCGCTTCTTCTTCATCACCGATCCGGACGGCTACAAGATCGAGGTTCTGCAGCGTTACGGACGTTTCAAGTGA
- a CDS encoding DNA-binding protein — MCEVFAGQDPARYRAVNRSVRIGGHSTSIQIEAAFWDLIDEIAAGQSMSTSRFLSTLYDEALERNGTVSNFASLLRTSCLIYLMGKAQHPDAPQAFHIMAAE, encoded by the coding sequence ATGTGTGAAGTCTTTGCCGGACAGGATCCGGCCCGCTACCGCGCAGTCAACCGCTCGGTGAGGATCGGTGGCCATTCGACCAGCATTCAGATCGAAGCCGCCTTCTGGGACTTGATAGACGAGATCGCCGCGGGACAGTCGATGTCGACCTCGCGATTTCTATCCACCCTTTATGACGAAGCATTGGAGCGGAACGGAACGGTTTCCAACTTCGCCTCGCTTCTGAGAACAAGCTGTCTGATCTATCTGATGGGCAAGGCCCAGCATCCGGATGCGCCTCAGGCCTTCCACATCATGGCTGCCGAGTAA
- a CDS encoding C4-dicarboxylate transporter DctA (involved in the transport of C4-dicarboxylates across the membrane) translates to MNIPSAAPISGAKQPFYKHLYVQVLAAIIAGILLGHFYPDIGTQLKPLGDAFIKLVKMIIAPVIFLTVSTGIAGMTDMKKVGRVAGKAMLYFLTFSTLALAVGLVVANVIQPGSGMHIDPASLDAKAVASYAEKAHDSTIVGFLMNIIPTTIVGAFADGDILQVLFFSVLFGISLALVGERGQPVTDFLHAVINPVFKLVAILMKAAPIGAFGAMAFTIGKYGIASVANLAMLIGTFYLTSILFVVVILGAVARYNGFSILSLIRYIKEELLLVLGTSSSEAALPGLMNKMEKAGCKRSVVGLVIPTGYSFNLDGTNIYMTLAALFIAQATDIHLSLGDQILLLAVAMLSSKGAAGITGAGFITLAATLSVVPSVPVAGMALILGIDRFMSECRALTNFIGNAVATVVVARWEGELDEKLFHAALGGVVYEEESKRPELQAAE, encoded by the coding sequence ATGAATATCCCGTCCGCGGCTCCGATTTCCGGGGCCAAGCAGCCTTTTTACAAGCATCTCTACGTCCAGGTTCTGGCGGCTATCATTGCCGGCATCCTGCTCGGCCATTTCTATCCGGATATCGGCACGCAGTTGAAGCCGCTTGGCGACGCCTTCATCAAGCTCGTCAAAATGATCATCGCGCCGGTCATCTTCCTGACGGTCTCCACCGGCATCGCCGGCATGACCGACATGAAGAAGGTCGGGCGCGTCGCCGGCAAGGCGATGCTCTACTTCCTGACCTTCTCGACGCTGGCGCTGGCAGTCGGCCTGGTCGTCGCCAACGTCATCCAGCCGGGTTCGGGCATGCATATCGATCCGGCCTCGCTCGACGCCAAGGCGGTCGCTTCCTATGCCGAAAAGGCGCATGATTCGACCATCGTCGGCTTCCTGATGAACATCATCCCGACGACCATCGTCGGTGCCTTCGCCGATGGCGACATCCTGCAGGTGCTGTTCTTCTCGGTGCTCTTCGGTATTTCGCTGGCGCTGGTCGGCGAACGCGGCCAGCCGGTCACCGATTTCCTGCATGCCGTCATCAACCCGGTCTTCAAGCTGGTCGCCATCCTGATGAAGGCCGCCCCGATCGGCGCTTTCGGCGCAATGGCCTTCACCATCGGCAAGTACGGCATCGCATCGGTCGCCAACCTCGCCATGCTGATCGGCACCTTCTACCTCACCTCGATCCTGTTCGTGGTCGTGATTCTCGGCGCGGTCGCGCGCTACAACGGCTTCTCGATCCTCTCGCTCATCCGCTACATCAAGGAAGAGCTGCTTCTGGTTCTCGGCACGTCTTCTTCCGAAGCCGCGCTGCCGGGCCTGATGAACAAGATGGAAAAGGCCGGCTGCAAGCGCTCGGTCGTCGGTCTGGTCATCCCGACCGGTTATTCCTTCAACCTCGACGGCACCAACATCTACATGACGCTCGCCGCGCTGTTCATCGCCCAGGCAACGGATATCCATCTGTCGCTCGGCGACCAGATCCTGCTGCTCGCCGTCGCCATGTTGAGCTCGAAGGGTGCTGCCGGCATCACCGGTGCAGGCTTCATCACGCTTGCCGCAACACTCTCGGTCGTCCCGTCCGTTCCGGTTGCCGGCATGGCGCTGATCCTCGGCATCGACCGCTTCATGTCGGAATGCCGCGCTCTCACCAACTTCATCGGCAATGCGGTCGCGACCGTCGTCGTTGCCCGCTGGGAAGGCGAGCTGGACGAGAAGCTCTTCCACGCGGCCCTCGGTGGTGTTGTCTATGAGGAAGAAAGCAAGCGGCCTGAACTGCAGGCGGCTGAATAA
- a CDS encoding two-component sensor histidine kinase — translation MENMFSRLKMKDRTVWAVFVLVAAIILAAGSYYAGRVGRNAALVALADDAGNDVALKSALLQAVLERPRSLPLVLADDAELRSALFTGSEGEIAHLNRKLEKLVEGSQASVIYVIPLNGIAIAASNWQQPDSFIGSDYSFRAYFQQAMATGRGEHYALGTISKRPGLYISRRVEAGDGKALGVVVVKVEFDGLEKDWGLSGKPTFVTDRSGIVLITSKPEWRFSAIAAIPPEKRAAIRESLQFGEAPLRMLPIAPPLQAGGRPLVNVNEPGMRETGRFLALASPVPGTPWSLHLLVPADAALTAGILQGRSQALAGLLPLVGLGALLLFRWQRARQREAAERAARDELERKVKERTGELSLARDRLETEIEEHHATETRLQKVQQELVQANRLAILGQVAAGVAHEINQPVATIRAYADNASTFLSRGQSEPAVENLAFIAKLTERIGTITDELKTFARKGRAAAEPVGLKTVIDGALLLLRSRFSGRLDMLRVADIPTEIRVLGSRVRLEQVLINLFQNALEAIAGKADGHIVVRLGESDEGEATIVVSDNGPGIPPEILKGLFTPFNTSKEGGLGLGLVITKDIVGDYGGRIAVDSGPNGTTFSVTLKRA, via the coding sequence ATGGAAAACATGTTCTCTCGACTAAAAATGAAGGATCGCACCGTATGGGCCGTCTTCGTCCTCGTTGCGGCCATCATCCTTGCGGCCGGCTCCTATTATGCGGGGCGAGTGGGCCGAAACGCTGCGCTCGTCGCGCTGGCGGACGATGCAGGCAATGATGTGGCGCTGAAGAGCGCGCTGCTGCAGGCAGTGCTGGAACGCCCCCGATCCCTGCCCCTGGTGCTGGCCGACGACGCGGAATTGCGCAGCGCCCTGTTTACCGGCAGCGAGGGTGAAATCGCCCACCTCAATCGCAAACTGGAAAAGCTGGTCGAGGGTAGCCAGGCCTCCGTTATCTACGTCATCCCACTGAACGGCATCGCCATCGCGGCCAGCAACTGGCAGCAGCCTGATAGCTTCATTGGCAGTGACTACAGCTTTCGCGCCTATTTCCAGCAAGCCATGGCGACGGGACGCGGCGAGCACTATGCTCTCGGCACGATCAGCAAGCGGCCGGGCCTCTACATTTCCCGCCGGGTGGAAGCCGGTGACGGCAAGGCGCTCGGCGTCGTCGTCGTCAAGGTGGAATTCGACGGGCTGGAAAAGGATTGGGGCCTTTCCGGAAAGCCGACCTTTGTAACGGATCGTAGCGGTATCGTGCTGATTACCAGCAAGCCGGAATGGCGCTTCTCCGCGATTGCGGCCATCCCGCCCGAAAAGCGCGCAGCGATCCGCGAAAGCCTGCAATTCGGTGAGGCCCCGCTCAGGATGCTGCCGATCGCGCCGCCGCTTCAGGCCGGCGGGCGGCCGCTGGTGAATGTCAACGAACCCGGAATGCGGGAGACGGGGCGTTTTCTGGCTCTCGCCTCGCCAGTCCCCGGCACGCCATGGAGCCTGCACCTGCTGGTGCCTGCCGATGCGGCCCTGACCGCGGGCATTCTGCAGGGACGCTCGCAGGCGCTTGCGGGACTGTTGCCGCTCGTCGGCCTTGGTGCATTGCTGCTCTTCCGCTGGCAGCGCGCTCGCCAGCGCGAGGCCGCCGAAAGGGCTGCGCGCGACGAACTGGAACGCAAGGTCAAGGAACGCACCGGCGAACTCAGCCTCGCCCGCGACCGGCTGGAAACCGAGATCGAGGAACACCACGCCACCGAGACGCGGCTGCAGAAGGTGCAGCAGGAACTGGTGCAGGCCAACCGTCTCGCCATCCTCGGTCAGGTCGCAGCCGGCGTCGCCCACGAGATCAACCAGCCGGTGGCCACGATCCGCGCCTATGCCGACAATGCCAGCACATTCCTGTCGCGAGGCCAGAGCGAGCCGGCTGTCGAGAACCTTGCCTTCATCGCCAAGCTTACCGAGCGGATCGGCACGATTACCGATGAACTCAAGACCTTTGCCCGCAAGGGCCGCGCGGCTGCCGAACCGGTCGGTCTCAAGACCGTCATCGACGGTGCCCTTCTTCTCCTCAGAAGCCGTTTTTCCGGCCGCCTCGACATGTTGCGCGTCGCCGACATTCCGACGGAGATCCGTGTTCTCGGCAGCCGCGTGCGGCTGGAACAGGTGCTGATCAACCTCTTCCAGAATGCGCTTGAAGCCATTGCCGGCAAGGCCGATGGACACATCGTCGTGCGTCTCGGAGAAAGTGACGAGGGAGAAGCGACAATCGTCGTCTCCGACAATGGCCCCGGCATTCCACCGGAAATCCTGAAGGGCCTGTTCACGCCTTTCAACACCTCAAAGGAAGGCGGCCTTGGTCTCGGGCTGGTGATCACCAAGGACATCGTCGGCGATTATGGCGGACGCATCGCCGTGGATAGCGGCCCGAACGGCACAACTTTTTCCGTGACACTGAAACGAGCCTGA